In Candidatus Zixiibacteriota bacterium, the sequence GATTCTGCGGGCGACGGTGCATGAGATCGTCGGTTCTCCCCTCGCCGGACGGATCGACCTCGAGACGGCCCTCGCCGCTCTCCCGGGTCTGTTCGTGCGGATCGAGTCACCCAAGTCGTATGAGTGGATCGGCGGCGATATGGCGATCGTCGGATCGGCGACCGGTCTGGCGTTCGATCATTACCTGGTCCTAGTCGCCGCCGGCCATCCGCCGGCGGATCTGACTTGGACCACGATCACTTCGGCCGCCACTCCGGTTGACTCCGGCCTGCTGGCGCATTGGACAACGAACACTGCTGAAGGCCCCTACACAATCCGCCTCGATGCCGGGCCGGATGCGCGGCTCGATGTCCCGGTTTATCTTGTACAACGGGCGACCGCACGCCTCCTGTCACCGCTTCCTCACGATACGATACAACTGCTCAGGACTATCGTCGGCAGCGCCGCGGCACCCGGCTTCCGGGGCTACCGCCTCGATGCCGTCGGACCGCTTCCCAATGGAGACGTGCACGCGATTGGGACTTCGAACCGTCCTGTGTGGGAGGATACGCTGGCCGTCTGGCGGACAGACTCTCTGTTGGAAGGTGAGTACTTCCTGATCCTGTCGGTCGATGCGCCCGGCGGCGGAATGAGAGATTCCCTTCGCGTGACGGTCCAAGATGCGTTTATGGCCGGATGGCCGGTCACGCTGCCGGCACCGACGCATTTCGCCGTCACCGCCGTAAACCTGGATGGGACCGCCGGCGATGAAGTCATTTGTCCGACCACGCATGGACTGCACATTCTCCGTGCCGATGGCACACCCTATCCCGGTTGGCCGCGCGACATCCAGGCCGATCTGTCTACGGCTTGCGCCATCGCCGATCTCGACCTCGATGGCCGCTTCGAGGTGATCGTCGCCGGGCGCGACGCCATGTACGCCTACGCCTTCATCGGCGAGCAGTACTATTCCTGGCCGCGCCCGTTTGACGGCCGGCTGAACGGTATCTTCGGGAACAGTCTGCCGAGCGTCGGCGACATGGACGGTCGCGGCGCGCTGGAGGTCGCGGCGATTGACCGCAACGGTGCCATTCACGTCTGGAATGAGGATGGGACGCGCTACGTCCCCGCCGGGGGCCGCTCGTTCGGCATGATCCCGTACGTCCGCCCGACCAGTAGCTCACCCCCGCAGGCGTCCATCTGCGATCTGAATCGCGATGGCCGACCTGAGCTCATCGCCGTCGGGGATGAAATCCACATCTTTGATGGCCAAACCGCGCTGCCGATGATCGGCCTCGATTCCTCGCTGCTCGTCAGCCACTACTCCATCCACGCCGTGGTCATCGGCGATTTCGACGACGACAACGTGCGCGACATCGCCTACGTCGCCACCGGTTCAGAGCGCGGCCGTTATCTGATCAATATCGTCGATGTGCACGGACGCAGTCTGCCGGGGTGGCCGCGCCAGATCCCCCAGACTTGGGACAAGTACGTCTTGTATTCACTGGCGGCGGGCGACGTCGATGGTGATGGGACATTGGAGCTGTTCGCGGCCCCGTACTCCGTGGGGGACGGACTCCTCTATGCCTTCCATGCGAATGGCGCGCCCCTCGGATCGGACTCGACCAATGGACTACTGGCCGATCTCTCCGGCTCACTATCGTCCGTCGCGTTGGTCGACATCGATGGTGACGACGCCCCGGAAATCGTCCTGCGCGTCGGCGATCTCCTCTTCGGACCCGATCAGATCGTCGCGCTCAAACCCGACGGCCGCCTGGTGCCGGGATATCCGATCAACTTCGGCTACGGCTCCTCCCCGATCATCCCGGCCCCACTGGTCGGCGACATCGACCGTGATGGCCGCACCGACATGGTCACCGTGCAATCGACCTCCGAAAACGTCGCGGCTTGGGAGTTGGGCACTCCCGCAGGAACCCGGGGCCGCCCTTGGCCCAGATTCCTTGGCGATCTGTGGAATTCCGGTGTCGCGATCACGCCCCGCTACGACGTCGTCTATCTCGTCCGTCTCATCAATATGACGCTTCGCCGGGGCACGCCGCTGCCGCCGTATGAACCCTCCGACATCGACGGCAATGGCACGACCGAAATCGCCGACATCATCTATCTGGCCGAGTACCTCTTCCGCAATGGCCCCGCGCCCTGTGCCCCATAGAATCGAGGGCAAGCCCCCGCGAATTGCCGGTCACGTGACACACGATGGTAAACAAGGGACTTAAGCCCCTTGTCTGCCCATTCACACTGTGGTGCGAAAGACCTTCTGGCAGAATAGTGATAGAGCGCGTAGGTCAGAAATCCTGCCTGTGGTGAGCCCGCCGCGGCGGGTCGAACTGAGTTCGCGACTACTTCAGCCGATATCGCATGATCGGCCTGGCGGCAGAGCGTCGGGCCACCTCGACAAATCCTGCGCGACGAAACGCAGCCGCCGTTCCGGTCCAGACGAACGCATCCGGCCAGGGACCGCTGGCCGGCTCTTGCGGATATCCCTCGACGATCCGCGCACCCCGGCGTTTGGCGAACTTGACGGCGGCTTCGAGCAGGTGAACGCTGATCCCCTGACGTCGATACGGCCGGGCGACGAAGAAGCAGGTGATCGACCAGACCGGCTGATCATCGATCGGCGCCAATATCCGTGAACGTCCAAGCGCCGGATAGCATTCCCTCGGGGCCAGAGCGCACCATCCCACCGGCTCCCCACCGACATAGGCGAGCAGACCGGGCGGCGTGCCGGACTTCACAATCGCCTTGAACGCGCGCTTGTTCCCCGACCCCTTCTGCTTGTCGAACTGGGACCGCGGCAGCCGCCAGCTCATGCACCAGCATCCTCCACAGGCACCGCGTGGCCCGAACAGCGCCTCCAGATCCGCCCAGCGATCGATGGTCAGCGGATGAACAGTGATCTTCTGGGTACCGCCATCATACATGTTGCAGCGTCTCCATTCAGTCAGACCTCGCGTGGAACCTCAAACCCCACCTCGTTCAGGTCAATCACTTTCCAGTGATCCATACTGACACCCCAACGCCAGAATCGGTTTCACAACCGAGATACATGGTCAAAACACGTTGTGGCGCCGGGTGTGGGTTCATCCTGAAGGATTCACCCTGAAGGGCACCCGACCGCACAGGAACGAGGTTGTGCAACCAGTTGCAGAAGAGGACAGGGGGCTTTCAGCCCCCTGATGAAACATCTGGACTCGATGACAGGGCAGGAAGCGGGGCTCCGTCGATACGGCCACGGATGACAGCAGGTGCCTCAATCGATCAGAAACGTCGTCCGCACATTGGCGATATAGTCGGACGACAACTGCGACTCGTTGAAGTTGCGATAGATCGGAATCTGAACCGAGGCCTGGAATGTCACCGCGCGC encodes:
- a CDS encoding S8 family serine peptidase → MADTAAESHSVIVKVKPEFAGLPPATRNPHDRISAAGAAGTIQRWCSSLGVHGAKPLWTNAVGIPMTEAGKDHPGARTFVLAVDSTTTPQEAVDRLRDLPWVEYAEIDRRWELHQRPSDPLYSRQWDLENTGAPYWSVLSVPGEENDTLIERNGSIGADIRFPAAYSRPGPWADVIVGVLDTGVDTGHVELRDNLARNSRETAGNGLDDDHNGLVDDVCGWDFSGNAAATPVDIVGDNDVADYMGHGTHVAGTIAATVDNGIGIAGICAPARILPVKIFPNPFFSVSAQAVYYAVARGARVINMSWGGQFRSRVLEDALAFAHDRGVVLVASMGNSGDDQIFYPSAYPQTIGVGATNARDELAGFSTYNEFIDLLAPGVDILSLRATGTDLYADVGEPRVHIIDNDYLIASGTSMAAPHVSGAAAVLLSFAPGLTNERIREILRATVHEIVGSPLAGRIDLETALAALPGLFVRIESPKSYEWIGGDMAIVGSATGLAFDHYLVLVAAGHPPADLTWTTITSAATPVDSGLLAHWTTNTAEGPYTIRLDAGPDARLDVPVYLVQRATARLLSPLPHDTIQLLRTIVGSAAAPGFRGYRLDAVGPLPNGDVHAIGTSNRPVWEDTLAVWRTDSLLEGEYFLILSVDAPGGGMRDSLRVTVQDAFMAGWPVTLPAPTHFAVTAVNLDGTAGDEVICPTTHGLHILRADGTPYPGWPRDIQADLSTACAIADLDLDGRFEVIVAGRDAMYAYAFIGEQYYSWPRPFDGRLNGIFGNSLPSVGDMDGRGALEVAAIDRNGAIHVWNEDGTRYVPAGGRSFGMIPYVRPTSSSPPQASICDLNRDGRPELIAVGDEIHIFDGQTALPMIGLDSSLLVSHYSIHAVVIGDFDDDNVRDIAYVATGSERGRYLINIVDVHGRSLPGWPRQIPQTWDKYVLYSLAAGDVDGDGTLELFAAPYSVGDGLLYAFHANGAPLGSDSTNGLLADLSGSLSSVALVDIDGDDAPEIVLRVGDLLFGPDQIVALKPDGRLVPGYPINFGYGSSPIIPAPLVGDIDRDGRTDMVTVQSTSENVAAWELGTPAGTRGRPWPRFLGDLWNSGVAITPRYDVVYLVRLINMTLRRGTPLPPYEPSDIDGNGTTEIADIIYLAEYLFRNGPAPCAP
- a CDS encoding GNAT family N-acetyltransferase, encoding MYDGGTQKITVHPLTIDRWADLEALFGPRGACGGCWCMSWRLPRSQFDKQKGSGNKRAFKAIVKSGTPPGLLAYVGGEPVGWCALAPRECYPALGRSRILAPIDDQPVWSITCFFVARPYRRQGISVHLLEAAVKFAKRRGARIVEGYPQEPASGPWPDAFVWTGTAAAFRRAGFVEVARRSAARPIMRYRLK